CGATCGTACACCGACCTTGAGGATTGGCAGTCCTTCTCTCAGGACTGCAGCGAGGGCAACAGCTCCCTCAGAACGGACAAGACAGTCACCAAAGTTGATCACTTGGATGTTCCTGAGATGCCTCAGAGCCTATAAGGCCAAGTGAATTTGGGGACACAGTCAAACACAGGATAAAGGTCATTTCTGCTTACAGAAAGTTGCTGAAAAAACATATGGAACTCACCTGTGCCATGGCCAGCGAGCCCTTCTTGGTGAAAGTGTTGTCATTGAGGTTGAGGACTCGAAGCTCTGGGTTATGTCGAATGGCTGAAGCTAACGCCATCACACCTGAGTAGTTTATTCCATTCTGGGGCATGTGAATCTCTTCAAGGCTGCCCAGCAGCTGATGTGAAAGCGAGGAAGAAAGTGCATCATGAAACAGAAATGGTCTTTGTTCCTCCCAAATCAAAAGTCCATAATATGATTACATTTACGGTAATGTAAAACTGAACAAGGTGAGAGTATTTTGTACCTGAAAGGCCTTAGCCAAGGCGCTAGCTCCTTCATTTTCCAGCCGGTTCCTCCCTGCTATAAACACTCTCAGTCTGAGTGGAGCTCCAAGAGACGATGACTGTCTGTGGCACTCAATCAGGGCTTCAGCCAAGATCTATATTAAACATACAAACACGgatgctgttggaactataatGCAAATACACAATaaagtgttacatttttaaaaatctgttaacTACATTAAAAAGCCTACACTTACGTACATAATTTGAGCATGTGCCTCTGTACACAACCATagtaaattttaaataaaacaatcagGGTGTGATGGGCAACTAACATAAATCTGTGTCTTTGTCTACATATTATTTGACAAAGCTGTTTGAGAGCTCACCTTTCCTCCACCAATCCCCATACCACAATTGTTGAGCTTTAGCTCCCTCAAGGTGTGGCAGGAGGGGCTCTTAAGCAGCTGCTCGATTCCTTTGACACCATCTGGCCCAAAAGCATTatcactcaggtccagctcaGTCAGCCTGGCCCCTGCACCCATCACTGCACTCCCCATGGACCTCTGAAGCACAAGAATAGACAAAAATATAGAACAGTATAAAGCACATTAGATTGCGCATGTATGAACACAAGAAAATTTCAGGAAGTGTAAAAGAACATCAACATTCATACACAGAAAACTGATGTGATATCCCTTTCacacatagtggtcactacagtggacagtgTATACTTGTACATAAACCACCACTAcgttggacactgatgtgtcacttcATACCCTGCCACCAGTGACACATTGCAGTGACATGTaaaaaactttttgaaaagTACAAACAAGTAcaaaaatgaagttcaaaaatctttttttcatgcctaaagatgaataaaaatactaaaaaaaaccaaaaaaaacctgaTTGAGGTTtccataattcatgcatgaaaggaaTATTTAACAGTTCAAGAGTAAGTAAGAGGATGGATTCTTCCTTTTATTGGGGGTGTAACTCAGTGGCTTCTCACCAGGGCTGGTGGGATTTCAGAGCGTAGTCTTCCAGTGAACATGTCACTCCAGTAGCATCTCTGAAAGACACCAGAAATGGGAACAGTTAACAGAATGTATCACACTGCAGGAGAGTGTAAAGTATAAATACTGTTAGAATGTAACAGTATTGTATATTCAAGATGGAAGAATTTTGATGAAATATTTCAACTAAGCAAAAATCGTTGTAGTTTGAAATGCACTTGAAATATTAGATTACTAAGACAAATAATCTGAAAAGGTTTTTTACTAACAATCAAATCCTAATGATAAATGATGCTTTACTGTGATTGGAAATGGTGAACTAAGAAAGCACCTGAAGCATGTCTTTGTTCTCCAGAGCCTTTGCAATGGCTTGGGCAGCCTCAACTCCCAGAGTGTTTCCTTCTAGGCGTAGAGCTCTCAAACCCTGGTACTGCTTGATGTCTCGGGCCAGCTGCTCCGCTGAAAGCACAGGGATCAATTTGTCAGATTTAAGCAGTCAACAAGGATCACCTTCATGTCTACAGCACACACAAGGgaataacagcaaaaaaaataaataaataaaaaatagagcTACATATTCTCACCTGATTCTGCATTGTCAAGCTTCAGTCCAAGGCCTTTGTAGCTCAACTCTCCATCACCAACATGGGTCTTAGAGAGAGCATCAGCCAGCTGAGCAATGTCATCTGAAGCCATAGTGACTCTAGAAACATCCACAAATTACGGAGAAGGGAAAAGTGTCACATTTTATAAGCTTATCCAGCAacataaataagaataaatacaagaGCAGACAAAAAAGGCCAGACGCTGTTCAGTAAGAGTTAAGAACATTCAGCGTTATAGAAATGTCCAAAAAAGTACTGTCAACAACCAAGTTAGCTATTTAGCTGTGCTGTGCTAACAAGTAGTAATGCGCAACAAGAGAAACGCtgactaaactaaactaaacagtgATTTTTTCCGTCTGTTAGAGGAGAATCCTCATTTCTGTGAGACACACAACTGTCTTTAAAACGCAGACGACTTTTCAAACAAGAGAAGCTTACCACAAGAGAAAATGTTCCCGGTAAATGAAACGATAACACGCCGCTTCTTCCGCGCGCCGGTTGCTTAACGTGACGTCACGTGACGTCACGCtgcctggattttttttttttcttcgtgGATTTTTTTCAGCGTCTATTATCGCCATCTGCTGTTTTCCTCTTGTCTCTGCCGTTTTACGCCTCGGTTTGAGTTTGAGTGTTGTCTTTTCTTCTCTATGCTTAAACCAATAAAGGAAGATTGTTTTTACCAATGAAAAAAAAGCCTTCCATAAGTCAAACTTTCAGGTTATTAAATCAAAATTCCAACTTAAGAAATCGAATTATCAAATTGTTTTCTGAATTTCGAGTTTTTGGCACAAAAATTTGAGTTGGTaagtcaatttttttttccaagtgccAGAAACAAGCTTGTTAAAGATGAAAGGTAATTCGATATTTGAAAGaataaaatagctgaaaatgttcttTGTTTCAACAAGGAAGTTatataataaactggactggagccacaacactgatgctctttacaggaagggtcagagcagactctacctgctgaggcggctgaggtcatctggagtacagggagcgcttttaaagaccttctatgactctgtggtggtatctgtcattttttacagtgtggtatgttggagcagcagtttatcggcagctgagaggaagaggttggataaactcatcaggaaggccagctctgttctgggatgcacacctggacccagtgcaggtggtgggagacagaaggactctggccaaaataacatctctgatggacagagtctcccactccatgcatggaaatgttgctgaactgcagagctccttcagtgacagactgctgcatcctagatgcatgaaggagcgtttccgcaggtccttcctccctgcagctgtcagactgtacaatcagaactgctcccaacaatcatagatgtttacatcagcactGTAACTCCAATAAGTTAATtaaccgattcgcactacaacctggtttgcctcttatctgtagttagttttatttaatttaataactgtacagtactctgtatatagtaaccattgtccttaatgtaaatatgtaagaaaaattgtgtatgtttctgttctgtgtcctgtgtactgtttgtttgtatatgtgtctttttggctgctgttacaaccaaatttccccttgtgggacaattaaaggattattctattctaagtTTAAAAACTCACAGGACAGGTTTTGTTATTGGTTGGTGTCCTGACTTATTCACATtataactaatagggttgcttTGTGAGTCAATGTGCAGAAGCTTTTGGTAGGCCAGGGAGCTTTAAAACAATCCTTTCTCACAGGATACAGAAGGTGACCCACATATGCAGACCTCTGTCCCTTTCATGCCAAAATCTAAAGGcccagacagacagagacagctAAGAATTACTTCTCTGTAGAAAACAAAGATAATGACTCCAAATGTCTAGGTGAACCCTTTAATGAGCTCTGATGACCTGATGAGCATGACCTTATGTTGGACAAAATAGCCCATGAAACCAAAATGtatgtaaatttaattttttttttatttatgtatgtttttgtATGTGTTTATTAATTTGACTTATATAGTTCTATATATTTGGTCCAACCCAATCAGGTCATCCGGATCGGAGGAAAAGCCCTGTATTCCTTCTGTGTTTCTTGATTTGTAACATTTTACTTAATTATTTTAGATGCAcaacttattattattaattaattttgcTTAAAGACTAAAGTTTTTTTTAGTCTTCAtgtaattaataaattaaaaatattaataatgagGAAATCTGGGTACATGAACTATATACAGTAGTGTGCAAAAGTCCTGACCCCCTCTTATTTCTTTAAAGAGGAAATAAGAAGAAATTCTccaaagaaatgagaacaagTTATATGTTTTGTGACATTCAGTGAGCAACAAAGTAACTAAAGGTACAATTTAAACTAGGTTCTTTGCTACATTGTCTGTTTTGTGTTGACTCATCTAACTCTTCTCTTGAGTTTGTTGCCTTTagtatgcttgaatgattcacaggtGAGTGTTAAGTTGGTTAACAAACAAATATGGtgttcctctgaaaatggtcaggtacaaggactggactggaaATGAGTGATAAAGCAATGAATGAGTGCCCAGGACCACTGATCACTCGTTACAAGAAGATCTGGCTCCTAGAAGCAAAATGCAAAGATATATGGGGGGGGGGCGGGGGGCGGCTCAAGACTCTTGCACAGAACATCGTGGGGGGCACGGTAGTAATTTACCAACACATTGACACAGTTTTTGCTGCCCTCCTGCGGTCACAGGCCTCTTGTGTCTGGATACTTGTTGCCATACTGCACTGGCCATAACAGCTAGCAGCGGTAGCCAGTAGTTGAGTTGTATCTACCAGCAGCCGTAGCAATAGCTGGAAAAGTCGTGCTCCGTCCACAAACCAATGACAGGAACACTAAACGTAGAAATATGCGCAAGGTTATGAATTGATAACTGGCTGCTTTTTCTCATCGTTATCGCCAACGCTGCGTGAAGGTATCTGTGATTTTGAAAAGCGCAGCAACTGAACTCTCGGTGAGTTGCCGTGCTCTGTCTGGACAGGGTTTAGCTATTAGCTTTAGCTCCACTAGTAAATGAAGTCAGCTAACTTACCCGGTAGCTAGGTAACTCTGCTTTCGTGCAGTGTCCCCTTATATGTGCCACCTCAACTAGCTAAACGAGGCTGTACGATGCGAGTGACTTCTATAGGAATGAAACAGTTTTCAAAGCTCCCTTTGATTTTCTCCTCTTTACTACGGCTAAGATACAGTGATTAGCATGTAGCAGAATTAGCTAGTTTCGTCCACTGGCTAATCCCAACTATAGGCAGAAAAACTCCTGTAGTAGTTTTCATCATTAACTGCATTAGCAGCTGACCAGACTCAAGCTGCCTGTCTTGTATATAT
The Oreochromis aureus strain Israel breed Guangdong linkage group 8, ZZ_aureus, whole genome shotgun sequence DNA segment above includes these coding regions:
- the rangap1b gene encoding ran GTPase-activating protein 1b, with translation MASDDIAQLADALSKTHVGDGELSYKGLGLKLDNAESAEQLARDIKQYQGLRALRLEGNTLGVEAAQAIAKALENKDMLQRCYWSDMFTGRLRSEIPPALRSMGSAVMGAGARLTELDLSDNAFGPDGVKGIEQLLKSPSCHTLRELKLNNCGMGIGGGKILAEALIECHRQSSSLGAPLRLRVFIAGRNRLENEGASALAKAFQLLGSLEEIHMPQNGINYSGVMALASAIRHNPELRVLNLNDNTFTKKGSLAMAQALRHLRNIQVINFGDCLVRSEGAVALAAVLREGLPILKELNLSFGEITEAAALVVAQAVADKADMEKLDLNGNCLGEEGCEALREAMENMNKGDLLESLSDDEGDEDDEDDSGNDDDDDDDDDDDVSDDCNEENEEGSEITKENGITTNGNSPVSPNSPAEITSFLSCPSAEQLLQLGELRTDLQQEVDASEPQKAADVILKIGSLYSEDPETKTAVLDTIDAMLKKLLSGSTLQSYCFLSTLLVMMGLLKGEGKTKKALLVPGQLLCLEHAVQQEYFPKHDASLLHIFLSRNGGVLKSCGSARERLSSALERRCQD